The genomic segment ACCAGCACCAGGCCCCGGTCCCCCGGCTCGGCGTACCCGCGTTCCGCACCGGCACGGAGGCGCTGCACGGCATGGCGTGGCTCGGCCCCGCCACCGTCTTCCCGCAGGCCGTGGGGCTCGCCGCGAGCTGGAACCCCGAGCTGATCCGGGCGGTCGGCTCGGCGGTCGGCGACGAGGTGCGCGGCCTGCACCACAAGGACCCGACCCGGGCCGGGCTGAACGTCTGGGCACCGGTGGTCAACCCGCTGCGCGACCCGCGCTGGGGCCGCAACGAGGAGGGCTACTCGGAGGACCCCTGGCTGACCGGCGTACTCGGCACCGCGTACGCCGCCGGCCTGCGCGGCGACCACCCCCGCTACCTGCGGACCGCCCCCACCCTGAAGCACTTCCTCGGCTACAACAACGAGACCGACCGCTGCCTGACCTCCAGCAACCTGCCACCCCGGGTGCTGCACGAGTACGAGCTACCCGCCTTCCGCGCCCCCCTCGCCGCCGGCGCGGCGGTCGCCGTGATGGCCTCCTACAACCTCGTCAACGGCCGGCCCGCGCACCTGAGCCCGCTCATCGACACCGAGCTGCGCGGGTACGCCGACCAGGAGATCATGGTGGTCGGCGACGCCGCCGCGGTCTCCAACATCGCCGGCGCCCAGGGCTTCCACGCCGACCACCCCAGCGGCTACGCCGCCGCGCTGCGCGCCGGCATCGACAACTTCACCGAGGACGACGCCGACTCCCGGCCGACCATCGACCGGATCACCGAGGCGCTGCGGCGCGGCCTGCTCGACGAAGCGGACGTGGACCGCGCGGTCCGGCGCATCCTGCACGTCCGGTTCCGGCTCGGCGAGTTCGACCCGCCAGCGGCCAACCCGTACGCCGCCGTCACCGCCGACGTCATCAACTGCCCGGCGCACCAGGACCTGGCCCGGGAGGCCGCCCGGCAGTCCGTCGTGCTGCTGCGCAACGACGGGCTGCTCCCGCTGACCGCCGGCGGCACCCGGGTCGCGGTGCTCGGCCCGCTCGCCGACACCGTCCACCAGGACTGGTACAGCGGCACCCCGCCGTACACCGTCTCCGCCCTCGACGGGCTGACCGCCCGGTTCGGCGCCGACGCGGTCGTCCACCACCCCGGCGTGGACCGGATCGCGCTGCGCCCGTACGGCGCGGCCGGCGCGCCGGTGCGGGCCGGCGACGGACCGGCCGGCGCCCCGCTCACCACCGCCCCCGCCGGGTCCCCCGGATCGGCCGAGGCCGGCGCCCGGACCTGGTTCGACGTCTTCGAGTGGGGACCAGGCGTCGTCGCGCTGCGCAGCGTCGCCAACGGCCGGCACGTCGGCGTCGACGCCCGCGGGCTGCTCGTCAACGACCGGCCCGGTCCCGGCGAGTGGGTGGTCCGGGAGACGTTCCGACTGGTCGACCGGCCGGCCGGCGGGACCGCCCTGCACCACCTGGCCAGCGACCGCTACGTGCTCGTCGGCCCGGACGGTGAACTGCGGGCCGAAGCGACCGGCCTCGCCGAGGCGACCGGCTTCGTCATCGACGTGGTCGTTGACGGCGCCCGGGCGGCGGCCGCCGCGGCCCGGGCGGCCGATGTCGCGGTCGTCGTGCTGGGCAACCACCCGATGGTCTGCGGCCGGGAGACCGAGGACCGCACCGGCCTGGCGCTGCCGCCCGCCCAGGAGGCGCTGCTGCACGCCGTCCACACCGCCAACCCGCGGACCGTCCTGGTGCTGTCCAGCAGCTACCCGTACGCGGTCGGCTGGGCCGACGACCACCTGCCGGCGGTGCTCTGGTCGGCGCACGGCGGCCAGGAGTACGGCCACGCGTTGGCGGCCGTGCTGGCCGGCGACGCCGACCCCGGCGGCCGGCTCACCCAGACCTGGTACCGGGACGCCACCGAGCTGCCCGACCTGCTCGACTACGACATCATCGCCACCGACGCCACCTACCTGTACTACCGGGGCGCGCCGCTCTACCCGTTCGGGCACGGCCTGAGCTACACCACCTTCGCCTACTCCGAGCTGCGGCTGGGCGCCGGGCAGGTGGACGCCGACGGGGAGGTCGAGGTCTCGGTGCGGGTGACGAACACCGGCCCCCGGGCCGGCGAGGAGGTGGTGCAGCTCTACACCCGGCAACGCCGGTCCCGGGTCAAGCAGCCGCTGCGTCAGCTGCGCGGCTTCGCCCGGGTGGCCCTCGACGCCGGGGCGTCCACCACGGTCCGGTTCCGGCTGCGCGCCGCCGACCTGGCGTACTGGGACGTCACCCGGGGCCGGTACGTGGTGGAGCGCGCCCGGCACACGGTGGCGGTCGGCCGCTCCTGCGCCGACCTGGCGCTGTCCGCGCCGCTGTCGGTGCGCGGCGAGCCGGTGGCGCACCGCGCACCGCTGGCCGGTCCGCTGCGGGCCACCGACCACGACGAGTACGCCGGCACGGTCCCGCTGCCCGACGACAACGGCGGCGGGGCGGTCACCGCCTGGGAGCCGGGCGGCTGGCTGCGGTTCTCCGGGGTGGACTTCGGCGCCGGGGTCGGCGGCGTGACCGCGCGGGTGGCCGGACGGTCCGGCGCGGGCGGGACCGGCACCCTGACCCTGCGGCTGGACGACCCGGTGGCCGGGCCGGTGGCCGGGACGGTACCGGTGCCGGCCGGCGGTGGTGACCGGCTGGCCTGGCGGGAGGTGGCCGGCCGCTGGCTCGGCGGGGTGACCGGAGTACGAGACCTGTACCTGCTCTTCGACGCGCCGGGCGCTACGGTGAGTTGGCTCGCCTTCGACGCCGAGGCGCGGGCCGATGCGGACGGCGACCGGTCCGCGGCTGGGAGTGGAGGGTCCTAGTGTCCGATCCGTCGCAGGCCACCGAACCCGCCGGCCAGGGCGGCGAACCGGCCAAGCGGCCGGACATGGTGACGATCGCCGACGTCGCCCGGCACGCCGGGGTGGCGGTGAGCACCGTGTCCTACGTGCTCAGTGGCAAGCGGGCGATCTCCGCCACCACCCGCGAGCGGGTGCGGGCGAGCGTACGCGCGCTCGGCTACCATCCGAACGCCGGCGCCCGGGCGCTGGCCAGCCGCCGCGCGAACGTGATCGCGCTGGTGCTGCCGCTGCGGTCCGGGATGCACCTGCCGGTGCTGATGCAGTTCGCCACGGCGGTGGTCACCACCGCCCGGCAGTTCGACCACGACGTGCTGCTGGTCACCGCCGACGAGGGTCCGGCCGGGCTGCGGCGGATCGCGGCCAGCGCGATGGTGGACGGCATCGTGCTGATGGACGTCGAGATGCGCGACGACCGGGTGCCGTTGCTGCGTGAGCTGGCCCGACCGAGTGTCCTGATCGGCTTCCCGGCCGACGCCGCCGGGCTGACCTGCGTCGACCTCGACTTCTACCGGGCCGGCCGCGCCTGCGTGGAGCATCTGGCCGGGCTGGGACACCGGCGGATCGCCCTGCTCGGCGCGCCGTCCGTGGTCTATGACCGGGACACCGGCTTCGCCCACCGGACCCGGGCCGGATTCGCCGAGACGGCCCGGGAGCTGGGCATCGCCGCGGTCGCCC from the Solwaraspora sp. WMMD1047 genome contains:
- a CDS encoding glycoside hydrolase family 3 protein, with the translated sequence MSDSTFRDPDLPLDDRVTDLLGRLTLDEKVALLHQHQAPVPRLGVPAFRTGTEALHGMAWLGPATVFPQAVGLAASWNPELIRAVGSAVGDEVRGLHHKDPTRAGLNVWAPVVNPLRDPRWGRNEEGYSEDPWLTGVLGTAYAAGLRGDHPRYLRTAPTLKHFLGYNNETDRCLTSSNLPPRVLHEYELPAFRAPLAAGAAVAVMASYNLVNGRPAHLSPLIDTELRGYADQEIMVVGDAAAVSNIAGAQGFHADHPSGYAAALRAGIDNFTEDDADSRPTIDRITEALRRGLLDEADVDRAVRRILHVRFRLGEFDPPAANPYAAVTADVINCPAHQDLAREAARQSVVLLRNDGLLPLTAGGTRVAVLGPLADTVHQDWYSGTPPYTVSALDGLTARFGADAVVHHPGVDRIALRPYGAAGAPVRAGDGPAGAPLTTAPAGSPGSAEAGARTWFDVFEWGPGVVALRSVANGRHVGVDARGLLVNDRPGPGEWVVRETFRLVDRPAGGTALHHLASDRYVLVGPDGELRAEATGLAEATGFVIDVVVDGARAAAAAARAADVAVVVLGNHPMVCGRETEDRTGLALPPAQEALLHAVHTANPRTVLVLSSSYPYAVGWADDHLPAVLWSAHGGQEYGHALAAVLAGDADPGGRLTQTWYRDATELPDLLDYDIIATDATYLYYRGAPLYPFGHGLSYTTFAYSELRLGAGQVDADGEVEVSVRVTNTGPRAGEEVVQLYTRQRRSRVKQPLRQLRGFARVALDAGASTTVRFRLRAADLAYWDVTRGRYVVERARHTVAVGRSCADLALSAPLSVRGEPVAHRAPLAGPLRATDHDEYAGTVPLPDDNGGGAVTAWEPGGWLRFSGVDFGAGVGGVTARVAGRSGAGGTGTLTLRLDDPVAGPVAGTVPVPAGGGDRLAWREVAGRWLGGVTGVRDLYLLFDAPGATVSWLAFDAEARADADGDRSAAGSGGS
- a CDS encoding LacI family DNA-binding transcriptional regulator yields the protein MVTIADVARHAGVAVSTVSYVLSGKRAISATTRERVRASVRALGYHPNAGARALASRRANVIALVLPLRSGMHLPVLMQFATAVVTTARQFDHDVLLVTADEGPAGLRRIAASAMVDGIVLMDVEMRDDRVPLLRELARPSVLIGFPADAAGLTCVDLDFYRAGRACVEHLAGLGHRRIALLGAPSVVYDRDTGFAHRTRAGFAETARELGIAAVAQPCEENFDAVRRELAGLLDRHPDLSALVVHNEAAVGQVLAALTALGRSVPADMSVLAICPDEVAERASPALTSVLVPAEEVGRQAVSLVMRKLEGEAVPESTLLDPRLTLRASTAPPAAAADRRVLAPGRRG